caacaacaacaacaacaacaacaacaacaacaacaacaacaacaacaacaacaacaacaacaacaacaacaacaacaacaacaacaacaacaacaacaacaacaacaacaacaacaacaacaacaacaacaacaacaacaacaacaacaacaacaacaacaacaacaacaacaacaacaacaacaacaacaacaacaacaacaacaacaacaacaacaacaacaacaacaacaacaacaacaacaacaacaacaacaacaacaacaacaacaacaacaacaacaacaacaacaacaacaacaacaacaacaacaacaacaacaacaacaacaacaacaacaacaacaacaacaacaacaacaacaacaacaacaacacaacaacaacaacaacaacaacaacacaacaacaacaacaacaacaacaacaacaacaacaacaacaacaacaacaacaacaacaacaacaacaacaacaacaacaacaacaacaacaacaacaacaatagtcAAACACCAACATCTCATGCACAGAGACTAGCTCGTACCACACGTCTAGCCGTTAGGAGGATTCCAGTGGACCGCTCTCCGAAGATCTTATCGGTGTGTCTCATGGGACCTAACGGGTGCTGTCAAACAAGAGGTTCACTCATCTCAAATAGAGTACTCCCTTTGTATCGAAATACTTGTAGTTAGGAAAATTAGTACAAATTCCCCCAACTACAAATATTTCGGTACATAGGGAGTAGAAAGAAAGACATTTGAATGTAGACTCCTCGTCGAGGTCGAAGCCGAATCGGTTGCCGAAGAAGGAGCTTGGTGTAGATGAAATCTCATAGTCGCCTGCCTCGTCCATGGATTTGATGATCAGGATGCGCCCTTTTCCCTCGCAAAAAAAAGGATGCGCCCTTTTCTCTCGGGCCTCCCTTCACTAATTGTGGGCCGTAGGGGTGCACGTATGTCTCGTGATGGTAAGTCCTATATGCCGCTTTCTGCGACAGATAGTCCCCGTTATGCACAGACGGGTCTTTGATGGGCCGAGGCCAATTTAACGTTACCttgttttctgtttgttttattttttgacaGCATCTGCCTTTTCTGTCCCGGTTTCCTATGCTGGTTTTCGGTTTGTTGCTTTTCCTGTTTTGGCTGTGATGTTTTCTTGGGATTCTTCGGGTCTTTACGGTTTTCGCTAGGTTTTCTTTCCGATTTTATTTTTAGTGGTTTTCTTCTTGTTTTCCCTTTCTTATCTgttttttcatcttcttattttattttattttttcatttcccCTTCTGGAAACCACATCAGGGCTGGCTTTTTAACTACTTCTATAAAATTGGAGAATCAAATTCATTTTATCCGTACATATGCTCTAACTATACAGTTCACAACGCTTACATGCTTAGCGTTCTAATTACCCATCATTGACGTTAGTTATAAACACATTGAGCCACGCTATATAATTTTTTGGCGCAAATAACATCTTactaaatattactccctccgtctcataatataagacgttttttgactctagtgtagtattaaaaaatgtcttacattatgggatggaggagTAACATTCAACTAATATTGTACCTAATATTAACTAGCATCCAATATTCTACAAATACcaacatgcaaataatatcctatCTAATGCCAACATGCATTCCTCGCAAAAAGAACGCGCATTGCATTCACACAATTACTAGTAAGAAAATAAAGCTCGGTTATTCATGAAAAAGAAATGTGATGCAGTATTAATCTTCCAGCTTTTGACTACCTAAAGGTCAATGAGACCCAACACTGACGATAGTAACTTGGTCGTCTTAATTCGGTCATTTTGCATGGTGGCAAGGAGAAGTTAGCCGAGTAagagtactactacctctctctcagtttacagggcatgCGTGTATCCCTAGgtcatcaatttgaccaacctaatacaagtcatatattacaaaacatataccaatataaacttcagatgtttcATTTTCAgacggtataatttttgtgttatatagtttatattagggggATAAAACTAGCAACCTAGTTATACGCAGGCCCGTATGGCAGGCAGGTGCAGCCTGTGCAGGCCCGTATGGCAGGCAGGTGCAGCCTGTGCGATGGCACAGGGCCCCTAAAATTTTGGGGCCCCAAAACATATCTTAAATGGCAATAAATAGTACTAGTCAAGGGAATATCCAAGCAACACTTCATCTCCTGTAAAACATTCCAAGTACCAACGCTAGCCAGTTCCAAATTCCAATGCAAGCCACTACAGAAATACAAGTGCACGCCTTTCTCTTGACCTCTCTGTCGACTTAAATAACTACTCCATCCCACAATATAAAACATTTTTGTAAGCTATAAATCACCGCTAAGGTGGATTATTATTGGGAAGATTATGTTTATAGTATGCTAAATATATAATAAATcatccctccgtcccaaaatataagacacTTTAGCAAGCTATGTTAGTTTACAAAACGtcttacggagggagtatttttctaTCTAAAGGGCCTCATTTCGTGCTATTTTGCACCGGGCCTCTAAATTCTCAGGTACGGCCCTGgttatacgcgtaggacttgtaaactaaACGGAGGTAGTAGTACAACTCACGAGTCACAACCATGCAGGGTACTCTCCATCTGATGAGCGGATACAATGTACTACCCCAAGGAGTATAGTTTTTCGTCTAAAAGCAAAGCTAATGTCTTGGTGTGTTTTTTTACCAAATCCTTTTTCTAGTAGTACTATCATACGGATAATTCAAGTGTTAACATCATATACCACCGTTTTAAGTGTTAACATCATATATCTCACTTTATAGTCTCTGATAATTTAAGAAGCAAGACAAAATTCATCGTTCTTCATACGGCTTAACGGTGAAACAACCTTGTTGCTACACCATTTACGATCTCATCACATTATTCAGTTGAATATGCCATCCAATCGTAGCTAATTAGTTTCCATTTTTGGGAGGAATGTATGTGCACTGCTGGCACTTGCACGCCCCCGCAACACACTCGCCATATCCGCCGACCCACACACGGTCGATGCATGCCTGATTGCAGCTATTGTTATCACATGGCTTTGGCGACGGGATAATGCTTGTCGTACAAGGGATTCCTCCAACGCCCGCTGACGCCCTCGTTATCACATCTGCAAAATCTCACCATGAGGAAAAGGGAAGATCAGAACTTGGCCATTCTTTGTTTGGACAAAATTTTGAAGCAACGCAGTACATCAACAAATGGGTACCTGATGCTAGGGCAAGGAAGGCGATCGCCAAGAGCAACATATGGCTAGTCCTCATCTTAGATACTTGTTGTATTGATGGAATGACTTGTCGATCGTTGCTTTGCTCTGTGAGTTCTGAAGGAAAACATCACGGAGATGCCATTTTATACTGGATTTATGGTATTATTAAAGTACAAGATTTGGTTATGATTAAATGTCATGATTATTAGTCTCCAAATATTGTTGCCCTGTAATAATTACCATCCAATATTACTACTCTgtgtatatcttcttttttttggTTGTAATATTCGTTTCGTTTTTTGTTCTGACAGTACAGTATAGATATGTCACGGTTCAGGGTGTTCACTGATTTCGACTAAGCCGTGGCAAACCTTGTATTATAGTTCCAGTCACCATTTATTTTCAGCTCTTGTGGAGAGAGATAAAAATTATGGGAAAGAAGATCGATATGACATGCGGACCCATGTAGTCAGCGAGAGTAGAGAGTGATCCCGGCCGAGATCATTATTTTCCTAGCATGACAAATTAGTCAAGACCGGCTTAGGGTTGAGATAGACCAGGATCAAAGACTGCAGAGTGTCGATTTCAGGGCATTGAAGGTTCGGGTTTGAGTCTGACGAGGGTTTAAAACAGACTTTACTCGATAAAAAATTACAAAGGGTGTAcaaaggaaatgaaaaagaaaacctATGAAACAGGCATCGTCACAAAAATAAGACGATTGGACGCTTTCCTAGCCACTTGTATGTAGATAATGTTCTAACGTGCCGCTATTTACGACGAGTGGATCATCCCTATACTTAACTCACCCCTGTGCTATAAAAGAGAGTAGGTGGAAACATTAATGTATCTTTTCGCTCATTCCTTTCCTTGCTAGACTACATTCCTTGGGACAGGCGAATGTTGCTCTGATGCATAAGTGTGACTCACTGGCACGGTAGTGCTAAAAAAGGACTCCCTGACATAGTTGCAATTTCATGAAATGTTTAATTGCAATTTTTTGTTCAGATTTGCTAATTCTGTAGACGAGTTAGTGATGTCTCATCTAAATTGTCGTCTACAGGATCTAGGGTGTTGACATTCGTGCAAAACAAATTGCCGCCCGTCGCTATGCCACCCACGTCACTGTTTGTCGGGCCCTTTTCTCGTTTTGGGTCGCATCGACGTATGTCCGTGTGTCTACATCAGCCTCTATTTGTGTTATGTGGCCGTCATCGTCATCCCTCTCTCACTGAAGCAGGGCCTAACTTATTATTGTACACAATCATGATCTCGTCATGCTAAGGCCTCACAGCACCACCACCAAAATAATAACGGTCGCCAATGAAGAGAAGTATAGATCGAAAAGATCGAACATGTAGACAAGCAAACAAAGTCTGGATCCAAACAGATCCACCGAAGAGCAGTCCCGCCCGAATTTTGCGAGATCAGCCGAAGACACAATTCCACACACCGTCCGACTGTGCTAGACGCATCACCAGAACAGGGGATGGGCggagagaaccttattccatcttcagataGTCATCATCGCCtcgtcttcctgagtaggacacaaaccatAAACCAACATACAAAAACACCTAAAAACCAGCTCTGCTACACTTACAGGGATTACTGGGTAATGACGTTATGTGATGATGTGGCAGCCTTTAACCCGAGATAAATGGGGCGCGGGCTCACCCTAAaattcaaggggggggggggggggtgactagTGGACAAGGAAGATTTTATATGATACGTAAAATAATTTCGTAGGTCTAGCATTTTTGCCTAAAAACAGAGGAAGGTCCCTTTCGTTGGCAATGGTTAGAGTCCACCGCGCTTCTCAATTAGACGGGAGAAGATATTGTTTTCCTAAAAACTAATATATCCACTCTATTTGAAATGGAGAAAGTATCGTAGAATCTGCAGTTTAGCCCCTACCGGAATAATGTACCCACAAATAGTACACCACCAATTCTTTCTTCCCATGGAAGAAAGAGGACCTTTGGCTAGGGTTTCTCGTTCCTCCCTCCGGTTCTGCCATCGGTCTACCTCGTCTCCTGTGGTCTTAGGTCCATGAAGGCGTGGTGGATCCtggcccttgccggcgggagggctccgtttttatgCTCTTttgagttttcttagggtttgttaCCTGTTTAGAGAGGCGAGGCGATGGTGGCTCTCTTgagatggaataagattctccccGCCTAGTCCCCTTCCCGGTGGTGTTTCTAGCATTATATTATCGAAGGGCGTGTGAAGATTTTCTTCggtggatctcgcgggattcggtcggTGTTTGTCTTCGGTGGACCCACGTGGATCATGTCTTTGTTCGCCTGCGTTTGTGGGTCTACATGTTGGATCCTTCCAATCTACTGTTCTTTTCATCggcgacggttgctgttctggtgtgtTGGTCCTATGAAGCCTTAGCATGACGATTTTttgattgtctactacaacaatgtttgcccgACTCCAATGAGGAAGGGGCGAAGAaggtggcgcgccttcggctcacttcagtgctagtagtcgtcgctaggtgatctACAGACGtagatgcatttttttatttttggtgttttttgtactaccttgaccgttgatgaatagattggaagttatCCATGCCAAAAAAAAAAGTTATcctcacaaaaaaagaaaaaaaaagtacaCCACCATAAACCAAATTTCACATGGACATCACTAGTTCACAACATATGTACAGCAAAGTAGTATTACCGCAGTTCTCAAAAAAAAAGTAGTAGTACCGCAGAGTGGCAGATGTACAAGACGCAGCATCCTCATCCTCATTCTTTTTTACGGGACGCAGCATCCTCACGTTAGCCGCTGGACGAAACGTGTTCCATATAAAGGCGTTTTGCACAGGAAGACAATGCACAGCACGTTTCCTACACTAGTAGACATCAATATAAATTGTCCCGTTTCAAACACTGGCTAGTACACGGTTGGAAGAGCGTCTCCTTTGGTTTGAAGGAATTTCATAGAAATTCTTTTTTAACacaatttcataggaattctataGTACATGTATCTTATAGGAACGTTTTCTTTAGAGTCTTTTGATTCATAGAAATACATTTCTATCTTTACATAGGATTGATTTTTATCCTTCACATTTAAAAAAAAATAACATaacctagactcaatgaaaaatttcatatataaaaccAAATGATATTTTTTTTTCTACACGCATAGAATTTAGGATACATGTCATCTCCAGTAGCGAAGCCACGCTTAGGCTGGGTAGTCATTTGACTACACAACATTTTGCAAAACCTATATACATCAAGTAGAAATCATGCCAAAAAAATCTTATAAATGCATGCATCTGACTACACAACATTCAATTGACCACACATGATTCGATTCCTGGCACCGCCACTGGTCATCTCTATGATATTCTTATCCAATCTTATGAACCAAAGGAAGCCTTATTGAAAGATTAACGTATAGTTTTCAGAATAATTAGGCAAATCTGATCGATCTAGTCGAGGCCCTAACCGCCGCCACACGATCGACGGGCGTCAACGATGTCCGTCTGATCGCAGATCGATCGGGTCGGAATCCTCCCCGAATACGAATGATATGGGAATCGGCGAGTCCCCCGGTCAATATAAGCAGGAAGGCACAAATTAACCGTGGCCAAGCCTCCTCGTTCACGATCAATACCCTGTTTTAGCCCTgcggatcgatcgatcgatcgatagAGCATGGCCATGGATCAGCAGCGGTCGAGGCAGCAGTACTGGTCCTTGTGGGTCGAGGGCGACAAGGAGCAGACGGTGGCGCCGGGGCCCAACGAGCGCCTCTGCGTCACCGGCGCCTTCCTCGTCGGCGGGCAGGGCGTAGCGGACGTCTGCGCCGTCATCAACAGTTCGTGTGGGGCGGACTGCGTCCCGCTCGCGTCGCTGTCGGCAGCGAACCCGTGCGTGGAGACATCGGTGGTGGTGTACCAGGGGGAGGAGTGCTCCTTGTTCGTGATGCCGCAGGGCGGCCCGGCCGCCGTCCGGTTTGACGGATACCTTGTCGCTCTGCCGCCGCCGGCGGAGAAGGTGGGAGAGGCGGCGACTCCCGTGGACAACGTAGGGGACTGGTACGTGCGGCTCGAGAGCGGTGACAAAGAGAGGTTTACCCCGAGGGCCGACGCGCCCATCTGCGTCACCGCCGTCTTCCTCCCGGACCCGGCTGACGCCGACAGAGGCGCTGTGGACGCCTACGTCGTGATGGGCACCGGGCAGCCCCTCCTACTCGCGTCGCTGTCGGAGAAGACGCCCCGCGTGGAGCTCCGGCCCCCGGTGGTGCTGGACCAGAAGTTCTCCTTTTCCGCGACCGGCCCCTGCAGGCCCCCGGGCATTGTCCAGTTCGAGGGTCACGTTCTTGCTCCGCCGGCTCCGCTGGAGGAGGAAGAGAACCACGACGAAAAGGCGGGGAGTTCCGATCTCGACCATGACAGCAGggacgacggcgaggtcgaagGGCCAGCGGCAGTCAGCGGGagcgacgaggaggagaaggaagaagagacgtCGACCTCCGAGGATGACGAGGTGGAGGAAGAAGAGGCGTCGAGTTCAGAGGATCACGAAGGGtatcaggaggaggaggaggatgaggaggagagcgacggCGATGTCGGCGGACACGCGGCTACGGAGAGCAGCGCCGGCGGCGGCAACACGCTGCTGCACCGCAGGGGCAGGAATTTCGTCCCCAAGGCCCTGGGGCGGCCCCTTGGGGTGCTGGCGCCGCGGTTCGCCTTCGACAGGGAGCTCGTTCGACAGGTTGCGGTTGGCGTGCTCATCGGATTCTGTGTGTTCGTGTATCTGGTTGCCTTCTTCAAAGTGATGATCTCGATTCATCTCTCCACCTGAGTTATACTCCTTGATTTGAAGATATTACCGTGACAAATGTTTGTGATGACCTAGCATAAATTCGAGTTCGTCCACCATCCGGCGTACTAGTAGCTTTGGTTCTCGGTGTGGCATgtcaggtgttcgacaaaatgtcACCAGACAGGGTGAACAAATAGGATGGGCATGGGATGAAACCGGGGTCAATTGGGTCGGGAGCGAAACTTGTCTGGTTTGAGAAGTTAAGGTGCAAATTGTGTTTTCTTTCACTAAAACAAATATGCACTCTATTTGAAATAATTTTAGCTATTTGTAAGTCACCTGAACATAATATTTGAGTAAGTCGATTTCGCGTGAAGGAAGCAACTGCCGGAGGGAAGGAAGGAGCAGCCGCCGGAGATGCCCTCTGGGTCTATATTAGAGCAGCAGGCGACCTCGGTGTCTCTAGAGTGGTAGGTGTTCAAGttaaagggatggccgggggcaGCGTCGGCATGGCGGTGGACGGCGGTggaggggagggtggggcggcgacATGCAAAACAAGCGGTCAGGTTCCTTCTTCAACCTCCTGCGCCCCACATTCGTTTTCTTCTTCAACCGCCCCACATACATCTGCCGAACCGCTAGCCATCACCACGGCCGACGGCTTAAACGAATCGACTGGCCCATACTGAATTTTCACTCGCCTTATCCCTAGCCAGTCTCATTTGAAATAGAGAAAGCATTGTGCACAAAAAGGTGCAGTTTAGCCCCTGCCAGGACCACCAAAACGTGCACCACCTTAAACCAGATGTCATACCATTACCAGTTCACAACACACGCCCAACAAGTACAGTCGAGTCCTTATACGTACAGAGAGAGCGGCATATGCACGATGCAGAATCCTACTCACACCACACCTTCCCCTACCGCCGCCGGCGCGCGACACGCAGCGGCATCGTCGATCACCCGGAGCAGCAGAACCACCGCCCCCCGACGCCGCGCTGGCCGTCGTGCAGGACCATCCCGGCCGGATGGTTCGGCCGCACCTTCACCAGTCTCTCGGCTGCGGACAAACACACGTATGAGTACTCCAAGCGGAGCAAGCAGGCCGTCGACGGTCACAGCAAGAGATGAAGCCGATCACAGCAAGAGACGCAGGTAGAGTTTATCGGTTCTTGCCTAGCTCGTAGAAGAGCTCGCCGACGTTCTGCGCCGTCTTGGCCGACGTCTCCAGGAAGAAGAGGCCGTTCCGCTCCGCGTACTCCAGCGCCTCCTGCCCGCATTCATTCAGAGAAAACACGGAGACCGTGATGTGTTTGACTGACAGATGAAGCACCGGGgttctgattttttttttttgTCTGCAAATATGTCGTAAGTATGTACTATATACCTGTGTGCCAACCTTCCTCTTTTTTTCCAGATCGACCTTGTTGCCCACTAACGCCATCACCAGATGTGGGTTCCCTGTTTGGATCAATGTGCAGAAAAACCTAAGCACTGACACGCATTTTGAGTAGTTCCAGCGACGAGATGGAAGCACAGAGACGTGTTCAGTTATACCATACCTTGTCTCTGAAGCTCGTCCACCCACCTCTTTGCCCGGATGTACGAATCCTGACACCCACGCAGCGAAAAAATCGAACATTCTGCAATTAGTTTCAGTTTCCATCATCAGACAAGACGCGATCGACTCATTCAGCACGGATTCAGAGAAGGTCGCTACTAAACGAGGTTTCCGAGGGGAAGAGAAATTTCTCTCAGTCTCACCATGCTGGTGATGTCgtagacgacgacggcggcggcggccccgcGGTAGTACATGGGGGCGAGGCTGTGGTAGCGCTCCTGGCCGGCGGTGTCCCAGATGTCGAACCTGACGGTggcgtcctcgccgccgccgctgacggGCAGCGCCTGCGAGAAGAAGGCCGCGCCGATGGTGGACTCCTGGCACTCGTAGTAGAGCCCCTTGGCGAACCGGACGACGATGCTCGTCTTCCCGGCGCCCAGGTCCCCCAGCAGCACCTGCACACGCACGCGCCCACGCACGCCGCAAATCGGATCACTCTCGCCATGAAAAGCAGCATGCTAGATCGATCGTTAATTACAAGCAGAAGCCATGGTAGAGATACAAGGTGGTCGGTGGTGATCGGAGAGAGGAACGAAAACTGCATGCCTGGGCGACGTACCCACCAGCTTGGCCTGGATGACGCTGCTCGGAGTCGGAGTCATCATCGATCTCGCCGGCCGGGGTCGAGGTGGCGGCGATGACGGTTCGGGTTATTCACGTGTTGACGGTGGTGAGCGGGAAGAAGCATGTGGTTTTGCACGCAAGTTGCCGTGCGTGCTCACGGCGAAGACCGGTGGTTGTGCGGGCTTGTTGTATAGCTCTCGCCTCCGGCAAAGCGAGCTGCTGGTAGGTTCAGGTTCAAGACTGTTCGGTAGAGGTCTCTGCTGCGTGCGTTCCTA
The sequence above is drawn from the Triticum aestivum cultivar Chinese Spring chromosome 7A, IWGSC CS RefSeq v2.1, whole genome shotgun sequence genome and encodes:
- the LOC123154154 gene encoding ras-related protein Rab-40B-like isoform X1, with translation MMTPTPSSVIQAKLVGAAGGPGRREDEHRRPVRQGALLRVPGVHHRRGLLLAGAARQRRRRGRHRQVRHLGHRRPGALPQPRPHVLPRGRRRRRRLRHHQHECSIFSLRGCQDSYIRAKRWVDELQRQGNPHLVMALVGNKVDLEKKRKVGTQEALEYAERNGLFFLETSAKTAQNVGELFYELAERLVKVRPNHPAGMVLHDGQRGVGGRWFCCSG
- the LOC123154154 gene encoding ras-related protein RHN1-like isoform X2; protein product: MMTPTPSSVIQAKLVLLGDLGAGKTSIVVRFAKGLYYECQESTIGAAFFSQALPVSGGGEDATVRFDIWDTAGQERYHSLAPMYYRGAAAAVVVYDITSMDSYIRAKRWVDELQRQGNPHLVMALVGNKVDLEKKRKVGTQEALEYAERNGLFFLETSAKTAQNVGELFYELAERLVKVRPNHPAGMVLHDGQRGVGGRWFCCSG